A single genomic interval of Helianthus annuus cultivar XRQ/B chromosome 13, HanXRQr2.0-SUNRISE, whole genome shotgun sequence harbors:
- the LOC110899182 gene encoding protein indeterminate-domain 7, translated as MKGIFVDDNMSNLTSASNEASLSSSSNRNEIGTMYPPPQIQQSFGSVPISTNTQTQSSNKKKRNLPGNPDPEAEVIALSPKSLMATNRFMCEICNKGFQRDQNLQLHRRGHNLPWKLKQKSKLEVVRKKVYVCPEPSCVHHEPSRALGDLTGIKKHFSRKHGEKKWKCEKCSKRYAVQSDWKAHSKICGTREYRCDCGTLFSRRDSFITHRAFCDALAEESVRSSSSALNHLPLPLQFDFPPKTEPQHLLQHPQLSFNIGSSTTPHHNHQLPSWLDQHHQQQQPKNPNPNNNNNNLHLPSPSSHMSATALLQKAAQMGATISNPTPTHDLNSTASIILNGSHQTLQHDHMCAPLVSPHHQQHHHPSGLSNLSTSDNHHVMFANITSSSMDQLLHPNSLTSTSVGSTNIHEILNGMLNSTKKDHNGYQEQILNTRKDGASANNDELTRDFLGIRGFPNATDQQFLNMAGLDHMNQMNPNHNPNQIPWQG; from the exons ATGAAAGGCATCTTTGTGGATGATAATATGTCAAATTTAACTTCTGCATCCAATGAAGCAAGCCTATCTTCATCAAGCAACAGGAATGAAATTGGTACTATGTACCCTCCACCACAGATACAGCAGTCCTTTGGTTCTGTGCCAATCAGTACCAACACTCAAACTCAATCATCAAACAAGAAAAAGAGGAATCTTCCAGGAAATCCAG ATCCAGAGGCTGAGGTGATAGCTTTGTCTCCAAAATCACTAATGGCAACAAACAGATTCATGTGTGAGATTTGCAACAAAGGGTTTCAAAGAGACCAGAATCTACAACTACACAGAAGAGGACATAATTTACCATGGAAACTCAAGCAAAAATCAAAACTAGAGGTAGTTAGGAAGAAGGTGTACGTGTGTCCCGAACCGAGTTGTGTGCACCATGAGCCCTCAAGAGCTCTTGGAGATCTAACCGGTATCAAGAAACATTTCTCGCGAAAGCACGGTGAGAAGAAATGGAAATGCGAAAAGTGTTCAAAACGTTACGCGGTCCAATCCGACTGGAAAGCTCATTCCAAGATATGTGGCACACGCGAATATAGATGCGATTGTGGTACCCTTTTTTCAAG GAGGGATAGTTTCATCACTCACAGAGCTTTCTGTGATGCTTTAGCAGAAGAAAGTGTAAGATCTTCATCATCAGCACTAAACCACCTTCCTCTTCCTTTACAGTTTGATTTCCCGCCGAAAACCGAACCACAACATCTCTTGCAACACCCACAACTCAGCTTCAACATTGGGTCCAGTACTACTCCACATCATAATCATCAACTACCATCATGGTTAGatcaacatcatcaacaacaacaaccaaaaaaccctaaccctaataataataataataatctccatcttccttctccttcttctcacATGTCTGCCACTGCATTGCTACAAAAAGCAGCACAAATGGGTGCAACCATTAGCAACCCAACACCAACTCATGATCTTAATTCCACTGCTTCAATCATTCTAAATGGGTCCCACCAAACCCTACAGCATGATCACATGTGTGCACCTCTAGTATCACCTCATCATCAACAACATCACCATCCTTCTGGACTATCTAATTTGTCTACAAGTGATAATCATCATGTGATGTTTGCTAATATCACCAGCAGTAGCATGGACCAGCTGCTTCATCCAAATTCACTTACTTCCACCAGTGTAGGGTCAACTAACATCCATGAAATCTTGAATGGTATGCTCAATTCTACAAAGAAAGATCATAATGGCTATCAAGAACAGATTTTAAACACTCGAAAAGACGGTGCAAGTGCGAACAACGATGAATTAACGAGAGATTTCTTGGGAATTCGAGGATTCCCGAATGCTACTGATCAACAGTTTCTCAACATGGCTGGTCTTGATCATATGAATCAGATGAACCCGAACCACAATCCGAACCAAATACCGTGGCAAGGTTAG